The proteins below come from a single Miscanthus floridulus cultivar M001 chromosome 1, ASM1932011v1, whole genome shotgun sequence genomic window:
- the LOC136469959 gene encoding fasciclin-like arabinogalactan protein 1: protein MDGGSLAGGPQPCFSSPWTAAATARGSSARPPAPAPPPSRGGGSSSQASPNITALMSKGGCKAFASLVSKSPDALSAFQLAVDGDVTAFCPMDDVVRGFMPSYRILSANGKASLLLFHAVPVYYTLRGLKSNNGPMNTLATDGAASNYNLMVQNAGDQVTLWTPASNDPARVRSIVYDRDPVAIYAVDAVLEPVELFDPVAEALAPAPAPVAVGVGVDSGAGARERSQ, encoded by the exons ATGGACGGTGGCAGTCTCGCAGGCGGGCCGCAGCCGTGCTTTTCGTCGCCATGGACGGCGGCGGCTACAGCCCGCGGTTCCAGCGCCAggcctcctgctcctgcgcccCCTCCATCTCGTGGCGGGGGTTCATCCTCGCAGGCTTC GCCCAACATCACGGCGCTGATGTCCAAGGGCGGGTGCAAGGCATTCGCGTCGCTGGTGTCCAAGTCCCCCGACGCGCTCTCCGCGTTCCAGTTGGCGGTGGATGGTGACGTGACGGCGTTCTGCCCAATGGACGACGTCGTGCGCGGGTTCATGCCCAGCTACCGGATCCTCAGCGCGAACGGCAAGGCGTCGTTGCTGCTGTTCCACGCGGTGCCCGTCTACTACACGCTGCGGGGGCTCAAGTCCAACAACGGGCCCATGAACACGCTGGCCACCGACGGCGCCGCCAGCAACTACAACCTCATGGTGCAGAACGCGGGCGACCAGGTCACGCTGTGGACGCCGGCGTCCAACGATCCAGCCCGGGTGCGCTCCATCGTGTACGACAGAGACCCCGTCGCCATCTACGCCGTGGACGCGGTGCTGGAGCCTGTCGAGCTGTTCGACCCCGTGGCGGAAGCCCTCGCGCCGGCGCCCGCGccagtggcggtgggggtgggggtggattCGGGCGCTGGAGCGAGAGAGAGGTCACAGTGA